One segment of Fimbriimonadales bacterium DNA contains the following:
- a CDS encoding FtsW/RodA/SpoVE family cell cycle protein encodes MTTRVAAKSDPIRRMDWHLLFSAGLLLLVGLLALYSASGVQEGHRDFQKQILWVVLSVPVFFIFLFVDPRTWCAYGRILHVVNITLLVLVLVIGKSAEGAQRWLDLGPLQIQPSEIAKLLLVFTLADFMVRKKQSFKTWREMTKSLLLVLPLFVLVYLQPDLGTSLVFLCIWIGMSLVAGQRLLFVGIVVAVGLLLFSIAWVSGVIEDYQKKRITALLTGESSYHGKMATLSIASGEVVGQGFGKGAIKQARFVPEQTTDFIFTVIAEEGGFIGSVLTISAFAYFLLRVWGVVASASVPLFRFIAGGIFTIYSFHILVNLLMVVQVLPIVGVPLPFMSYGGSALMLNIAMLGLLLNIRSREKHLIF; translated from the coding sequence ATGACGACTCGGGTAGCTGCTAAAAGTGACCCTATTCGCAGGATGGATTGGCATTTGCTGTTTTCTGCGGGGTTATTGCTTCTCGTCGGTCTTTTAGCCCTTTACAGCGCGAGCGGTGTTCAGGAGGGGCATCGTGATTTTCAGAAGCAGATTCTATGGGTCGTGCTTTCGGTGCCTGTTTTTTTCATATTTTTGTTCGTAGACCCGAGAACATGGTGTGCGTATGGTCGCATTCTGCATGTCGTCAACATAACTTTATTAGTGTTAGTGCTCGTCATCGGAAAAAGCGCGGAGGGAGCGCAAAGGTGGCTCGATTTAGGTCCTTTGCAGATACAACCGAGTGAGATTGCAAAACTGCTCTTAGTGTTTACGCTTGCGGATTTCATGGTGCGCAAAAAACAAAGTTTTAAAACATGGAGAGAGATGACGAAATCTTTGCTTTTGGTTCTTCCATTGTTCGTACTCGTATATCTTCAACCCGATTTAGGAACGAGTCTCGTCTTTTTATGCATTTGGATTGGCATGTCCTTAGTTGCTGGGCAGAGATTATTGTTCGTTGGAATCGTGGTAGCAGTCGGGTTGCTGTTATTTTCCATTGCGTGGGTGAGCGGAGTTATCGAAGATTATCAGAAAAAAAGAATCACAGCGTTGCTCACGGGTGAAAGTTCCTATCACGGGAAGATGGCGACACTCAGCATCGCGAGCGGCGAGGTGGTGGGACAAGGTTTTGGAAAGGGTGCAATAAAGCAAGCGCGCTTCGTTCCGGAGCAGACCACAGATTTTATTTTTACCGTGATTGCAGAAGAGGGGGGGTTCATCGGTTCGGTTTTGACAATTTCGGCATTCGCTTATTTTTTATTGAGGGTTTGGGGGGTTGTTGCTAGCGCAAGCGTACCATTGTTTCGTTTCATTGCGGGAGGGATATTTACTATCTACAGTTTTCATATCCTCGTAAATTTGCTTATGGTGGTGCAAGTGTTGCCGATCGTGGGAGTTCCTTTGCCTTTTATGAGTTATGGAGGTTCTGCACTCATGCTAAACATCGCCATGTTAGGGTTGCTTTTGAACATACGAAGCAGGGAAAAACACCTGATTTTTTAA
- the fsa gene encoding fructose-6-phosphate aldolase, which translates to MKLFLDTGDIREVAQAAEWGILDGVTTNPSLIAKSGHGFRETVMEICTLLPEGSISAEVVATNYDAILREAQEIASWHPNIVVKIPLIKEGIRAVKTLSEKGIRVNVTLVFSVPQALLAAKAGATYISNFVGRVDDVGGDGMAAVEETVKMVEKYGFTSQVLVASVRHPMHVVRAVQVGAHIATMPFKVLEQLYHHPLTDIGLKRFLEDWNQAGLYIFERQMV; encoded by the coding sequence ATGAAACTTTTCTTAGATACAGGAGACATTCGCGAAGTAGCGCAGGCTGCCGAATGGGGAATCCTCGACGGTGTCACCACGAATCCTTCGCTCATCGCGAAATCCGGTCACGGTTTTCGCGAAACGGTTATGGAAATATGCACCTTGCTTCCCGAGGGTTCGATAAGTGCGGAGGTCGTGGCGACGAATTACGATGCCATTTTGCGCGAAGCGCAAGAAATCGCGAGTTGGCATCCCAATATCGTCGTGAAAATCCCCTTGATTAAAGAGGGCATCCGCGCCGTAAAAACACTTTCCGAAAAGGGCATTCGTGTGAACGTTACGCTTGTCTTTTCCGTTCCACAAGCATTATTGGCAGCCAAGGCCGGTGCGACTTACATCAGCAACTTCGTGGGAAGAGTGGACGACGTGGGGGGGGACGGAATGGCGGCAGTCGAAGAAACGGTAAAAATGGTCGAGAAGTATGGATTTACGAGTCAGGTCCTCGTTGCGAGCGTTCGCCATCCTATGCACGTCGTGCGCGCAGTCCAAGTCGGTGCACACATCGCCACAATGCCATTCAAGGTTTTAGAACAACTTTATCATCATCCACTTACCGACATCGGCCTCAAACGCTTTTTAGAAGACTGGAACCAAGCCGGCCTCTACATTTTCGAAAGGCAAATGGTGTAG
- the thpR gene encoding RNA 2',3'-cyclic phosphodiesterase, which produces MRLFAAIFIPEKALDEIVELQSKLRSMIHARASWTRREKMHITLRFFGDYDVEEASRKISQALANESVFPVTLSSLSGFPSPMRARVAFLDHECEPLVRISTLLMEEGDRKPHPHLTLARFYRPLRLPALSFEPINFIANEVALVNSILHGENAGYHVLQTWKLGGDKG; this is translated from the coding sequence TTGAGACTCTTTGCTGCTATATTTATTCCAGAAAAGGCTCTGGATGAGATCGTCGAATTGCAATCGAAACTACGCAGCATGATTCACGCGAGAGCATCTTGGACGCGCCGAGAAAAAATGCATATTACGCTTCGTTTTTTCGGAGATTACGATGTCGAGGAAGCATCGCGGAAAATTTCGCAAGCGCTGGCGAACGAGTCTGTTTTTCCCGTAACGCTGAGCAGTCTGAGCGGATTTCCGAGCCCGATGCGCGCGAGGGTGGCTTTTTTGGACCATGAGTGTGAACCCTTAGTCCGCATCAGCACGCTTTTGATGGAGGAAGGAGACCGCAAACCGCATCCTCATTTGACGTTGGCACGCTTTTACCGCCCTTTGCGTCTGCCCGCACTCTCTTTCGAGCCTATAAACTTCATCGCAAACGAGGTCGCGCTCGTGAATTCGATTTTGCACGGAGAAAATGCAGGGTATCATGTTTTACAAACATGGAAATTGGGGGGGGATAAAGGTTGA
- a CDS encoding M48 family metalloprotease, translating into MKVATFVFLIVSTVLSLIASLMADVETLGSRLLLGGGLFVLLVTFSQIVLGLCMHPAVQHIRGKEWTKSFLTERLVAMGWMVALPVGTTAILIGSFENLFHSPSGTLEKILLVSITFCAIVLWCAQWNALHSLMLPGKLARFPREDWERSARELAERMGISFRALMLIQTRDPHSAAALALTGGRIAFSDVFLNSLTKEEFLAVAAHEIEHLKQKRITTKFFFAAFSFSLIIGIAIWWFTEINFLSEQIAPVLALGLSCAVLLVSFLFKKSREDAADVIAVRYTDASSFIRALAIHYALNDKLIDAKGEFDKGLLRRSKRIAQEGGLSEEELRSCLVSAERYSGLIRG; encoded by the coding sequence ATGAAAGTGGCAACCTTCGTTTTTCTGATTGTCAGTACGGTTTTATCGCTTATTGCGAGTTTGATGGCAGATGTCGAAACGCTCGGTTCTCGATTGTTGTTGGGTGGGGGGCTGTTCGTTTTGCTCGTTACGTTTTCGCAAATCGTTTTGGGACTTTGCATGCATCCTGCTGTTCAGCACATACGTGGGAAAGAGTGGACTAAGAGTTTTCTCACAGAACGCCTTGTTGCGATGGGATGGATGGTTGCTCTTCCGGTGGGAACGACGGCGATACTCATAGGTTCTTTCGAAAACTTATTTCATTCCCCTTCGGGAACATTGGAAAAAATTCTGCTGGTATCTATAACATTCTGCGCTATCGTTTTATGGTGTGCACAATGGAACGCACTTCATTCGTTGATGCTTCCTGGAAAATTGGCGCGTTTTCCACGAGAGGATTGGGAGCGGAGCGCGCGGGAATTGGCGGAGAGAATGGGGATTTCTTTTCGTGCATTGATGCTTATCCAAACGAGAGATCCTCACTCTGCTGCTGCTTTAGCGCTTACGGGGGGGCGAATCGCTTTCAGCGATGTTTTTCTGAATTCTTTGACGAAGGAAGAATTTTTAGCGGTTGCCGCACACGAGATAGAGCATCTTAAGCAAAAACGAATTACGACAAAGTTCTTTTTTGCGGCATTTTCTTTTTCACTGATTATAGGAATTGCGATTTGGTGGTTTACAGAAATAAATTTTTTGTCTGAACAGATTGCGCCTGTCTTGGCTTTAGGATTGTCTTGTGCTGTACTTTTGGTGTCGTTTCTTTTCAAGAAGAGCCGGGAGGATGCAGCAGATGTGATTGCAGTACGTTATACGGATGCTTCCAGTTTCATCCGTGCACTTGCGATTCATTATGCTTTGAACGACAAACTCATCGACGCAAAAGGCGAGTTCGACAAAGGGCTACTGAGACGTTCGAAAAGAATCGCGCAAGAAGGAGGTCTCTCGGAAGAGGAATTGCGGAGTTGTCTTGTTAGCGCAGAGCGATACAGCGGCTTAATTCGGGGGTAA
- a CDS encoding lactate/malate dehydrogenase family protein: MKVSIIGGGGRVGSNAAFALLLGNIVKEIVIHDMNEEMAQGEALDLLHGTAFASPQRIYAGGYDAVKDSDCVIITAGLRRRPDESRLELINRNVQLFRDILKNLKGISLPAHAKILVVSNPVDILTHIAVRESGLPVNQVFGLGTVLDTCRFRSLLAEHFKVAATDIKAMILGEHGDTMVPIWSSATINGIPLRSLPGFSQEIANEIFEATKKSGAEVIRLKGGAGWAVGISIKTVVEAIALNRESVLPVSCLQTGALGIRDVCLSLPTIVGEKGVHSILEPDLDKQELDGLYKSEAALKEVWQKVA, from the coding sequence ATGAAAGTTTCTATCATCGGAGGCGGCGGAAGAGTAGGTTCGAATGCCGCTTTCGCTTTGCTTTTAGGAAATATCGTTAAAGAAATCGTCATTCACGACATGAATGAAGAGATGGCGCAAGGAGAAGCACTCGACCTTTTGCATGGTACCGCGTTCGCATCGCCGCAAAGAATTTATGCAGGAGGATACGATGCTGTAAAAGACAGCGACTGCGTGATTATTACAGCAGGATTACGTCGGAGACCCGATGAAAGTAGATTGGAATTAATCAATCGCAACGTTCAATTATTTAGAGACATTCTTAAAAATTTAAAGGGGATATCCTTACCTGCTCATGCGAAAATTTTGGTCGTGAGCAATCCCGTAGATATCCTCACCCATATCGCTGTGCGTGAATCCGGACTTCCCGTGAATCAAGTTTTCGGCTTAGGAACCGTGTTAGATACTTGCCGATTTCGTTCTTTACTAGCGGAGCATTTTAAAGTTGCTGCGACGGATATTAAGGCGATGATTCTCGGTGAACACGGCGATACGATGGTGCCGATATGGAGCAGTGCGACAATCAACGGCATTCCGCTACGTTCTCTTCCGGGATTTTCTCAAGAAATAGCGAACGAAATCTTCGAAGCGACGAAAAAAAGCGGAGCCGAAGTGATTCGCTTGAAAGGGGGGGCTGGATGGGCGGTCGGAATCAGTATCAAAACTGTAGTCGAAGCAATTGCGTTGAATCGAGAAAGCGTGCTTCCTGTGAGTTGTTTGCAAACAGGCGCTCTCGGGATACGCGACGTTTGTTTGTCTTTGCCGACTATCGTAGGTGAAAAAGGTGTGCATTCGATACTCGAACCGGATTTAGACAAACAGGAGTTGGATGGACTTTATAAATCGGAAGCAGCACTAAAAGAAGTGTGGCAAAAAGTGGCGTGA
- the glpX gene encoding class II fructose-bisphosphatase — MDRNLALEFVRVTEAAALASARWVGKGDRHAADQAACDAMRSALCNMDIAGYIAIGEGERDEAPMLYIGEEVGTGNGPRIDIAVDPLEGTNLCANGVPNAISVLAAAVQGDGSLMHAPDCYMDKLVVSEAAKGAIDITLPPTANLKAIARCLGKPVDELTIGILDRPRHEKLISEIRRAGARIRLVGDGDITLGLAAIDEQSGIDALFGIGGAPEGVITAAAVRAYGGDMQARLVFRNDEERERAARMVKGDIDRVLYVDDLASGNVMFAATGITSGDILKGVRFTANGAYTESLVMRSATGTVSRIETRHRFTHLPKF; from the coding sequence ATGGATAGAAATTTAGCGCTCGAGTTCGTTCGTGTCACAGAGGCCGCTGCACTAGCAAGCGCGCGATGGGTAGGAAAAGGTGATCGTCATGCTGCAGACCAAGCGGCATGCGATGCGATGCGTTCGGCTTTGTGCAATATGGATATCGCAGGATACATCGCAATCGGCGAAGGCGAGCGAGACGAAGCGCCGATGCTTTATATCGGTGAGGAGGTGGGTACTGGTAATGGACCTCGAATCGATATTGCGGTAGACCCATTAGAAGGCACGAACCTCTGTGCAAACGGCGTACCGAACGCTATCAGCGTGCTCGCAGCGGCTGTGCAAGGGGATGGAAGTTTAATGCACGCCCCTGATTGCTATATGGATAAGTTGGTGGTAAGCGAAGCCGCGAAAGGGGCAATAGACATCACTTTGCCTCCGACGGCGAATTTGAAGGCGATTGCGCGATGTCTGGGTAAGCCAGTAGATGAACTTACCATTGGAATTCTCGACCGTCCTCGACACGAAAAATTGATTTCTGAAATTCGTCGAGCAGGAGCACGCATTCGATTAGTGGGAGACGGAGATATCACGTTGGGATTAGCGGCAATAGATGAACAAAGCGGGATAGATGCGTTATTCGGTATCGGAGGTGCACCAGAGGGGGTAATTACCGCCGCAGCAGTGCGTGCATACGGTGGCGATATGCAAGCCAGGTTGGTGTTTCGCAACGATGAAGAAAGGGAGCGCGCGGCGAGGATGGTGAAAGGGGATATAGACCGGGTGCTTTATGTAGACGACCTCGCAAGTGGGAATGTAATGTTCGCAGCAACAGGAATTACATCGGGAGACATTTTGAAAGGAGTACGTTTCACGGCGAACGGCGCTTATACGGAATCCTTGGTCATGCGCTCTGCTACGGGAACAGTAAGTCGCATCGAGACGAGACATCGTTTTACTCATTTACCGAAGTTTTGA
- a CDS encoding competence/damage-inducible protein A, with protein sequence MNAEILSIGTELLLGDIVDTNAQSLAQTLAKFGIAHYRRMTVGDNLERCVEALREALSRADVVFTIGGLGPTADDITREAIAKALGVELVHDENVEKMLREDMERRKRVWLDAHAKMAKRPACCKTLPNEGGPAPGLVCEKDGKWVIALPGPKHEFLSVLGYLEKTWFPEHREGAILSKVVRIAGITEAAVEKRIEDLIDSENPTVAPYVKLGEVHLRITARAKDEEEAEKLIAPIRTALKERFGHYAYGEDEEDLPYVVVNLLKTKRRNLATAESCTGGMLGERITSIPGASDVYVGGVITYSDEAKATHLNVARTDLQKYGAVSEEIARQMSEGVVRNFKTNYGIGITGIAGPGGGTETKPVGLVYVSLTGPRGTEVKEERFLGNRETIRFRATQTALLMLYEELVHS encoded by the coding sequence GTGAACGCCGAAATACTTTCTATCGGAACAGAACTTTTATTAGGTGACATTGTAGACACCAATGCGCAATCTCTCGCGCAAACTCTCGCGAAATTCGGGATTGCGCATTATCGAAGAATGACGGTGGGGGATAACCTCGAGCGTTGTGTGGAAGCGCTTCGTGAGGCTCTGTCCCGCGCGGATGTGGTTTTTACGATTGGAGGTTTGGGACCGACGGCGGATGACATAACTCGCGAAGCGATCGCGAAAGCGCTCGGTGTGGAACTTGTGCACGATGAAAACGTGGAAAAAATGCTTCGAGAAGATATGGAAAGAAGAAAGCGTGTATGGTTGGATGCCCACGCAAAGATGGCGAAGCGTCCAGCTTGTTGTAAAACGCTGCCGAATGAGGGGGGGCCTGCACCTGGATTAGTATGCGAGAAGGATGGGAAATGGGTCATTGCGCTTCCTGGTCCCAAACATGAATTCCTTTCGGTTTTGGGATACCTCGAAAAAACGTGGTTTCCAGAACATCGAGAAGGAGCCATTCTTTCGAAAGTGGTTCGAATCGCAGGGATTACAGAAGCGGCTGTCGAGAAACGCATCGAAGATTTGATCGACAGTGAAAATCCCACCGTAGCGCCTTATGTAAAACTCGGTGAGGTTCATTTGCGAATAACCGCTCGCGCAAAGGACGAGGAAGAAGCGGAAAAACTTATCGCACCGATACGAACTGCATTGAAAGAGCGATTCGGACATTATGCCTATGGCGAAGACGAGGAGGACTTACCATACGTCGTCGTAAACCTTTTGAAAACGAAAAGGCGCAATCTCGCCACCGCGGAGAGTTGTACGGGGGGGATGTTGGGGGAGAGAATCACCTCCATACCTGGTGCGAGTGATGTTTATGTTGGGGGGGTTATCACGTATTCCGACGAGGCGAAAGCGACCCATTTGAATGTAGCCAGAACGGATTTGCAAAAATATGGCGCGGTAAGCGAAGAAATTGCGAGGCAAATGAGCGAAGGTGTCGTGAGAAATTTCAAAACGAATTACGGAATCGGGATAACGGGAATCGCTGGACCAGGGGGGGGAACGGAGACGAAGCCGGTCGGGTTGGTTTACGTGAGTTTGACCGGTCCGAGAGGGACCGAGGTGAAAGAAGAGCGCTTTCTGGGTAATCGAGAAACGATTCGCTTTAGGGCGACACAGACTGCACTTTTGATGCTCTACGAGGAGTTGGTACACTCTTGA
- a CDS encoding YifB family Mg chelatase-like AAA ATPase has translation MIAKARTATLVGITAYEVTVEAGLSGGLPNFTIVGLPDTSVQESRERVHNAIRNSGFEFPMRRITVNLAPADMRKEGPALDLPIALAVLCASGQLPQGAFEDTLIAGELGLDGLIRNVNGAVSIALLAQENHAKRLILPEENAPEAGIASDVEVYGVTSLREVCDLLVNPQSFTPISKTDYMMEREPEYGVDFGDVKGQQQAKRALEIAAAGGHNVLMIGPPGSGKTMLARRVPTILPPLTLPEAIEVTRIYSSAGMMDGRKGLLWERPFRAPHHGASHAAIVGGGRVPRPGQVSLAHHGVLFLDEMPEFDRDVLEGLRQPLEDGIITVARVQASLEFPAELMLIGAMNPCPCGFHGDRFKACTCNPEAIRRYRSRISGPLLDRIDLHVEVPRLKEEELLTSRIGESSAAIRERVRKAREIQTKRFAGTSTKVNARMNTKQIREFLGLEEDSSAYLRQVVAKMGLSARVFDRVLKVARTIADLEEVEKIQMRHIAEAVQYRSLDRVGVL, from the coding sequence ATGATTGCGAAAGCACGAACGGCTACTCTCGTAGGGATTACCGCCTATGAAGTAACCGTCGAAGCAGGATTATCGGGCGGCTTGCCCAATTTCACCATCGTCGGCTTACCTGACACTTCTGTACAAGAAAGTCGCGAAAGGGTGCACAACGCTATTCGCAACAGCGGTTTCGAATTCCCCATGCGCCGAATCACGGTCAACCTCGCGCCTGCCGACATGCGAAAAGAAGGACCTGCTCTCGATTTGCCGATAGCACTCGCCGTACTTTGCGCCAGCGGACAATTGCCGCAAGGTGCTTTCGAAGACACTTTGATTGCCGGCGAACTAGGTTTGGACGGTTTGATTCGAAACGTAAATGGCGCAGTAAGCATCGCTTTGCTCGCACAAGAAAATCATGCCAAGCGACTGATACTTCCCGAAGAAAACGCTCCTGAAGCAGGGATTGCTTCGGATGTGGAAGTGTACGGGGTTACTTCTTTAAGGGAAGTGTGCGACCTTCTCGTCAATCCTCAATCTTTCACCCCTATTTCGAAAACCGATTATATGATGGAACGGGAGCCGGAATACGGAGTGGATTTCGGTGACGTAAAAGGACAGCAACAGGCGAAGCGCGCTTTGGAAATCGCCGCAGCGGGGGGGCACAACGTTTTGATGATCGGTCCTCCCGGGAGCGGCAAAACCATGCTCGCGCGACGCGTTCCGACGATTCTCCCCCCCTTGACTTTGCCGGAAGCCATCGAAGTAACCCGCATCTACAGCAGTGCAGGAATGATGGATGGACGAAAGGGACTTTTATGGGAGCGACCCTTCCGAGCCCCCCACCATGGCGCGAGCCATGCCGCGATTGTAGGAGGGGGGCGCGTTCCTCGTCCAGGACAGGTGAGCCTAGCGCATCACGGTGTGTTATTTTTAGACGAAATGCCTGAATTCGATAGAGATGTCTTAGAAGGTCTTCGACAACCTTTAGAAGACGGGATTATTACGGTAGCGCGTGTTCAAGCCTCTCTCGAATTTCCAGCAGAACTGATGTTAATCGGCGCGATGAACCCCTGCCCTTGCGGTTTTCACGGAGACCGTTTCAAAGCCTGCACTTGCAATCCCGAAGCAATACGTCGCTATCGCAGTCGAATCAGTGGTCCGCTTCTCGATCGAATAGATTTACACGTGGAAGTGCCGAGGCTCAAAGAAGAAGAACTACTCACTTCGAGAATCGGAGAATCCTCTGCTGCAATTCGCGAACGAGTGCGTAAAGCAAGGGAAATTCAAACGAAGCGATTCGCAGGAACTTCCACAAAAGTCAACGCAAGAATGAACACGAAACAGATTCGGGAATTTTTAGGGTTGGAAGAGGATAGTTCTGCATATTTGCGTCAAGTCGTCGCGAAAATGGGACTCTCCGCTCGTGTTTTCGACCGAGTTCTCAAAGTCGCACGCACGATTGCCGATTTGGAAGAAGTGGAAAAAATTCAAATGCGGCACATCGCAGAAGCCGTGCAATATCGTTCTTTGGATCGTGTCGGTGTTTTATGA
- the xylB gene encoding xylulokinase has protein sequence MSRLLGLDIGTTGCKAIVIDESGKILEESLAEYPLLTPKPGWTEQHPDNWWEAVESIYRKLSPPFDAIGLTGQMHGSVFLDKKFRVLRPAILWNDQRTHEEVRELEDLLGIYNLYRITCNPPLTGFQAPKILWLKNHEPESFRNLHKVLLPKDYIHHKLTGGMFTDVSDASGTSLFDVPQRKWSRELLEKLDWNAEWFPESVESFRVTDKTEDGALVVGGAGDQAAGAVGTGAVIPGVISISLGTSGVVFTSQEKPDYDPRGRIHTFCHANGKWHSMSVMLSCGGALRWARETFGFRNYEEMAFLAEKAVDGGVVFKPYLAGERSPHNDPLLRASFHNLSLASGKGEIARAVFEGITFGLYDGFEVLNEIVGPFPENTVLRITGGGSKSDMWMQLIADVFRLPTVRLEMDEGPAYGAAILAGVGLGIWDNVADACKELVRTTRLFEPDSSRAEELRILRERWLQYPASKT, from the coding sequence ATGTCTCGGCTGCTCGGTCTCGATATCGGCACGACAGGATGCAAAGCCATCGTCATTGACGAATCCGGAAAAATCCTCGAAGAATCTTTAGCCGAATATCCTTTGCTCACACCGAAACCAGGCTGGACAGAGCAGCATCCAGACAATTGGTGGGAAGCGGTGGAGAGCATCTATCGAAAATTATCCCCCCCGTTCGATGCAATCGGGCTAACAGGGCAAATGCACGGTTCTGTTTTTCTCGATAAAAAATTCCGTGTCCTTCGCCCGGCAATTCTCTGGAACGACCAAAGAACGCACGAAGAAGTTCGAGAATTGGAAGACTTACTCGGCATCTATAATCTTTATCGCATCACTTGCAATCCCCCCCTTACCGGTTTTCAAGCACCGAAAATCTTATGGCTGAAAAATCACGAGCCGGAGTCTTTTCGAAATTTACACAAAGTTCTTCTTCCGAAAGACTACATTCATCACAAACTCACGGGGGGGATGTTTACGGACGTGAGCGATGCCAGCGGAACGAGCCTCTTCGACGTTCCTCAAAGAAAATGGAGCCGAGAACTGCTCGAGAAATTGGATTGGAATGCAGAATGGTTTCCCGAAAGTGTCGAAAGTTTCCGAGTTACGGATAAAACAGAAGATGGCGCACTCGTCGTAGGGGGGGCTGGAGACCAAGCAGCAGGCGCGGTAGGTACCGGAGCAGTAATACCCGGCGTAATCAGCATCAGTCTCGGGACGAGCGGGGTGGTCTTCACCTCTCAAGAAAAACCCGACTACGATCCACGCGGCAGAATTCATACCTTTTGCCACGCAAACGGGAAATGGCACTCCATGTCGGTAATGCTTTCTTGTGGGGGGGCTCTACGATGGGCGAGAGAAACCTTCGGATTCCGAAATTACGAAGAGATGGCATTTTTGGCAGAGAAAGCCGTAGATGGTGGCGTGGTTTTCAAACCTTATCTCGCCGGCGAGCGTTCGCCTCATAACGATCCATTGCTGCGTGCATCTTTTCATAACTTATCCTTGGCAAGCGGCAAAGGGGAAATCGCCCGTGCGGTGTTCGAAGGAATCACGTTCGGTCTCTACGATGGATTCGAAGTTCTAAACGAAATCGTAGGACCTTTTCCCGAAAATACGGTTTTGCGAATAACAGGGGGGGGAAGCAAAAGCGATATGTGGATGCAACTCATCGCAGACGTCTTTCGACTCCCCACGGTTCGATTGGAAATGGACGAAGGACCGGCTTATGGAGCCGCAATCCTCGCAGGGGTGGGCTTGGGAATTTGGGATAATGTAGCGGATGCCTGCAAGGAACTCGTGAGAACGACACGTCTATTCGAGCCCGATTCTTCCCGCGCAGAAGAACTCCGAATACTGCGAGAACGATGGCTCCAGTACCCTGCATCGAAAACATAA
- a CDS encoding PIG-L family deacetylase, producing MNLFRIEPGTRWLFCFTHPDDELSILAWMRRLVRGGAEVYSGWSVSNPIRESESRAVMEMVGVPQKNLVFHSLPDGKLCSHLEELVQKWEKVVREVAPHRIVVGAFECGHLDHDSTNFAVNQARESLGKTSLPIFEVPFYHTYLTRIPVINRFADDEGEEIIALTEEEQKIKIRASRMYRSQRIGLYLTGYTLLKTLSLRPVRLYATERMRLQTHDNFFEPNLPAELAEKVKRSEKWKQWLEAMKRYAEKHSRVGSF from the coding sequence TTGAATCTCTTCCGTATCGAACCCGGAACGCGTTGGCTTTTCTGTTTTACTCATCCTGACGATGAACTTTCTATTCTCGCTTGGATGCGCAGGTTGGTTCGAGGTGGGGCTGAAGTATATTCGGGTTGGAGCGTGAGTAATCCGATTCGAGAATCAGAGTCACGAGCCGTTATGGAAATGGTTGGCGTTCCGCAAAAAAACCTAGTGTTTCATTCGTTGCCCGACGGGAAACTTTGCTCGCATTTGGAAGAATTAGTCCAAAAGTGGGAAAAGGTCGTGCGAGAAGTTGCGCCACATCGAATCGTGGTGGGGGCATTCGAATGCGGACATTTAGACCATGATTCGACGAATTTCGCGGTGAATCAGGCGCGCGAGTCGTTGGGAAAAACGTCGTTGCCGATTTTTGAAGTTCCTTTTTATCATACTTATTTGACGCGAATACCGGTAATCAATCGTTTTGCGGATGACGAAGGTGAGGAAATTATCGCACTCACGGAAGAGGAGCAAAAAATAAAAATCCGAGCGAGCCGAATGTATCGCAGTCAGCGAATCGGGCTTTATTTGACAGGATATACGTTGCTAAAGACATTGAGCTTGAGACCTGTTAGGCTTTACGCGACGGAAAGGATGCGTTTACAGACGCATGACAATTTCTTCGAACCGAATTTGCCTGCGGAGTTGGCGGAAAAAGTGAAGCGGAGCGAGAAGTGGAAGCAATGGTTAGAAGCGATGAAACGCTACGCGGAGAAGCATTCTCGTGTAGGTTCCTTTTAG